One region of Prionailurus viverrinus isolate Anna unplaced genomic scaffold, UM_Priviv_1.0 scaffold_38, whole genome shotgun sequence genomic DNA includes:
- the FBXO31 gene encoding F-box only protein 31 isoform X3 encodes MKILPDYEHMEYRDVYTCLLHRYRHILGLWQPDIGPYGGLLNVVVDGLFIIGWMYLPPHDPHVDDPMRFKPLFRVHLMERKSATVECMYGHRGPHNGHIQIVKKDEFSTKCNQTDHHRMSGGRQEEFRTWLREEWGRTLEDIFHEHMQELILMKFIYTSQYDNCLTYRRIYLPPSHPDDLIRPGLFKGTYGSHGLEIVMLSFHGKRARGTKITGDPNIPAGQQTVEIDLMHRIQLPDVESLRSFNELSRIVLEVREQVRQEQQQQEDGAEDGEGRALQSPREPQRGPAQPSVELPAEKGGGPADGEAAAAAAPAPEQPAQSGQGQPFVLPVGVSSRNEDYPRTCRMCFYGTGLIAGHGFTSPERTPGVFILFDEDRFGFIWLELKSFSLYSRVRATFRNAEAPSPQAFEEMLKNIQSLTS; translated from the exons tACTCCACCGCTACAGACACATCCTGGGGCTGTGGCAGCCAGACATCGGGCCCTACGGAGGACTGCTGAACGTGGTG GTGGACGGCTTGTTCATCATTGGCTGGATGTACCTGCCTCCCCACGACCCTCATGTGGACGACCCCATGCGATTCAAGCCCTTATTCAGGGTCCACCTGATGGAGAGAAAGTCTGCCACGGTGGAGTGCATGTATGGCCACAGAGGGCCCCACAATGGCCACATCCAG ATTGTGAAGAAGGACGAGTTCTCCACCAAGTGCAACCAGACGGACCACCACAGGATGTCTGGCGGGAGGCAGGAG GAATTCCGCACGTGGCTGAGGGAAGAATGGGGGCGGACACTGGAGGACATTTTCCACGAGCACATGCAGGAGCTCATCCTGATGAAGTTTATCTACACTAGTCAGTACGA CAACTGCCTGACGTACCGCCGCATCTACCTCCCGCCCAGCCACCCGGACGACCTCATCAGACCCGGCCTCTTCAAAGGCACCTATGGCAGCCACGGCCTAGAGATCGTCATGCTCAGCTTCCACGGGAAGCGGGCCAGGGGCACGAAGATCACG GGTGACCCCAACATCCCTGCTGGGCAGCAGACGGTGGAGATCGACCTCATGCACCGCATCCAGCTGCCAGACGTGGAGAGCCTCCGCAGCTTCAACGAGCTGTCCCGCATCGTCCTGGAGGTTCGGGAGCAGGTGcgccaggagcagcagcagcaggaggacgGGGCCGAGGACGGCGAGGGCCGCGCCCTGCAGAGCCCCCGCGAGCCCCAGCGgggccctgcccagcccagcgTGGAGCTGCCTGCCGAGAAGGGCGGGGGGCCTGCGGACGGAGAGGCCGCGGCCGCAGCGGCGCCTGCACCCGAGCAGCCGGCCCAGTCCGGGCAGGGGCAGCCGTTCGTGTTGCCTGTGGGCGTGAGCTCGCGGAACGAGGACTACCCCCGCACCTGCAGGATGTG TTTTTACGGCACAGGCCTCATCGCCGGCCACGGCTTCACCAGCCCTGAGCGCACTCCTGGAGTCTTTATCCTGTTCGACGAGGACCGCTTCGGGTTCATCTGGCTCGAGCTGAAATCCTTCAGCCTGTACAGCAGGGTGCGGGCCACCTTCCGGAACGCAGAGGCGCCGTCCCCACAGGCTTTCGAGGAGATGCTGAAGAACATCCAGTCCCTGACCTCCTGA